Below is a window of Prosthecochloris sp. GSB1 DNA.
TCGCGGCGATCAGCGGCGTGGACATGTCCCTTGCGGCTGAGGTGCGGGCGCATCTCGACGATCTCACGAAACCCAGAGGCAGTCTCGGCCGTCTCGAGGATATCGCGCTGAAATATTCTCTTGCGCGGGGAACGGCCAGACCGGTCCTGAAAAAGAAGAAAGTGTTCTGTTTCGCGGGCGATCACGGCGTGGCCGACGAGGGCGTTTCCGCCTTTCCCGCCGAAGTCACTCCGCAGATGGTCTACAACATGCTCTCCGGCGGCGCGGCCATCAATGTTCTGTCGGCGAGCGCGGGAGCGGATATCGACGTGGTTGATATGGGCGTGAACCATGATTTTCCGGATCATCCCCGTCTGAGGAAGTACAAGATCCGGCCAGGCACATCGAATATCGCGGCGGGTCCTGCGATGAGCGTCGGAGAGGCGTTGCAGGCGATCATGGCGGGAGCCGGGCTTGCGCGCGAGGCGGCGGAGCAGGGATACGACCTTCTCGCGACCGGAGAAATGGGCATAGCCAATACCACTTCGGCAACGGCGCTCTACGCTTCGATGCTCGACCTTCCGGTCGAGACCATTACCGGCAGGGGAACGGGGATAGACGATACGACGCTTGCGCGCAAGGCGTCGGTGATCCGGCGAGCACTCGACGTCAATGCCGGAACGCTTGCTACCCCGCTGGAAAAACTCGCTTCCCTGGGCGGTTTCGAGATCGCCGGTATCTGCGGCCTTATCCTCGGCGCGGCATCGGTCCGTTTGCCGGTCGTTGTCGACGGTTTCATTTCCTCTGCCGGTGCAGTCGCGGCCATGCAGCTTTCCTGCAAGGTTTCTGATTATCTCTTTTTCAGCCATCTCTCAAACGAGCAGGGTCACAAGGCAGTCATGAAAAGCCTTGGAGCTAAGCCGATACTCGACCTTGATCTCCGCCTCGGCGAGGGTACGGGGGCGGCATTGGCCATGCAGGTCATCGAGGCCGCCGTGAGGATCTACAACGAGATGGCGACCTTCAGTTCAGCCAGCGTTTCCGGAGAATCAGCTTGACGACAGGATGAATGAACGCATTCGATCGCATACAGCAGGAGAAGGCTGACGCCGACAGCCGTTTCATTGACTGCAATGGTTTCCGGGTCCATTACAAGCTGTTCGGCAGGGGAGACATCCTCATCGTGCTTCTGCACGGCAGTTTTCTCAGTATCCGTTCCTGGCGTGAGGTCGCCGGGCCTCTCTCGGAAAACGCAACGGTCCTGATATTCGACCGTCCCGCTTTCGGGCTTACGTCGAGGCCACTGCCCGGCAAGCATGGCGTGCCGCGTTACAGCCCCGAAGCACAGAGCGATCTGATCGTCGATCTGATGCGTGCGCTGGGGTTTGAAAAAGGGGTGCTCGTCGGCAATTCGACTGGAGGCACCCTAGCGCTTTTGACCGCGTTGCGTCACCCGGAATCGGTCATGGCGCTGGTGCTTGCCGGAGCCATGGTCTACAGCGGCTACGCTACCAGCGAAGTTCCCCGTCCTGTTCTGCCTGCGCTGCGTGCCATGTCGCCTTTTTTTTCCAGGGTGATGCGATCGCTCATCACCCGCCTCTACGACCGTAATATCCGTGGTTTCTGGCATGATCCCTCGCGGCTGAACGACTCGACGCTCGCTGACTTTCGCGGCGATCTCATGGTCGGCGACTGGTCGAGGGCATTCTGGGAGCTTTTCCTGGAGACGCACCATTTGCGTCTCGACCGGAACATGTCGAGAGTGAGCGTTCCTTCGCTTGTGATTACCGGAGCGCGGGACCTTACGGTGAAGACAGAGGAAAGCCGTCGCCTCTCCCGCGAGCTGCCGGGAGCCGAACTCTCCGTGATACCTGATTGCGCCCACCTGCCCCAGGAGGAGGCTCCGGAAGCGTTCGTCGAAGCCGTGCGCGCCTTCCTGAAAAAGAACTCGATACGATGCTGAACGGACTCGTCACCGCTCTCAGGACGCTCAGCGTTCTGCCCGTGCCCGGCAGGGATGCTCAACGCTTCAGCGATTCCCTTTACTGGTTTCCCCTCGTC
It encodes the following:
- the cobT gene encoding nicotinate-nucleotide--dimethylbenzimidazole phosphoribosyltransferase; the encoded protein is MIEQYQNMLAAISGVDMSLAAEVRAHLDDLTKPRGSLGRLEDIALKYSLARGTARPVLKKKKVFCFAGDHGVADEGVSAFPAEVTPQMVYNMLSGGAAINVLSASAGADIDVVDMGVNHDFPDHPRLRKYKIRPGTSNIAAGPAMSVGEALQAIMAGAGLAREAAEQGYDLLATGEMGIANTTSATALYASMLDLPVETITGRGTGIDDTTLARKASVIRRALDVNAGTLATPLEKLASLGGFEIAGICGLILGAASVRLPVVVDGFISSAGAVAAMQLSCKVSDYLFFSHLSNEQGHKAVMKSLGAKPILDLDLRLGEGTGAALAMQVIEAAVRIYNEMATFSSASVSGESA
- a CDS encoding alpha/beta fold hydrolase — translated: MNAFDRIQQEKADADSRFIDCNGFRVHYKLFGRGDILIVLLHGSFLSIRSWREVAGPLSENATVLIFDRPAFGLTSRPLPGKHGVPRYSPEAQSDLIVDLMRALGFEKGVLVGNSTGGTLALLTALRHPESVMALVLAGAMVYSGYATSEVPRPVLPALRAMSPFFSRVMRSLITRLYDRNIRGFWHDPSRLNDSTLADFRGDLMVGDWSRAFWELFLETHHLRLDRNMSRVSVPSLVITGARDLTVKTEESRRLSRELPGAELSVIPDCAHLPQEEAPEAFVEAVRAFLKKNSIRC